One stretch of Akkermansia sp. RCC_12PD DNA includes these proteins:
- a CDS encoding alpha-N-acetylglucosaminidase, protein MISRYASICSILGLAAAPVILAAPADVSPVAAAEGVVERVTPSAKGAVSFKLNPALQNRITISGIPGSIRVEASDVRHLIAGYGWYLKNIAKVHLSWNGNRLALPSPLPAPARPVTIESPWKTVFAYNYCTLSYTAAFWDWKRWQQEIDFLALNGFTHALVTAGLEKTWEDFLIGLGYPRDKAIRFIPNPAFAAWWNMGNLEGHGGPLSQRQIDRMAQLGKRIVSRMEQLGMTPVLQGYVGFVPADFAENVRMKGLKLIPQGEWVNFKRPWIVDPTCEAFPKLAEDWYRSLRKVYGISGKMFGGDLFHEGGSKGNINVTQAAEAVQKAMQKASPGSTWVIQAWGGNPSRELLNGMDPKHALVLQLTKDMADGGKNLRTFDGIPWVWCELSNFGGNTGMYGGIPLLSRLGSDLSAHMDKGLTGMGVLSEGLETNPLHYAMFCDRLWTLEDIPVKEWLRQYALQRYGKAPESVVHALGVLSSSIYSPVRSQEGCTESIVCARPAWNVRKASTWSSGERYYRLGDIVSAARDYLKAANEQPSLVKEETFRYDLVDLVRQVLADAAFYQLQRVRAAFDARDVPGYKKQVQVFLSLITDMDAVLATDRQFLLGTWQEKALNWGETRQEKALMDRSAKMLLTTWIDQAPRALNDYSNRQWAGLVADFYLPRWKNFFESQLELLTGKKDRAAADASFMDKTIQEELAFAGNGKVYPVAPSGDVLAVANRVMKARQKVLDSLCRDEKYSSGLAWDLKQGSPLRFDVTDRVDAPGTYTATFQWKGGPSALKIHSVKLYEGDREVAADVHEGWTGVENNGNSYTLVLKTYRTNLDSYMLKAEVSGASGVDSQGEMILKKNGN, encoded by the coding sequence ATGATTTCACGCTATGCTTCCATTTGTTCCATTTTGGGATTGGCTGCCGCTCCTGTAATTTTGGCGGCTCCGGCGGATGTTTCTCCGGTAGCGGCGGCGGAAGGAGTGGTGGAGCGTGTGACTCCCTCCGCCAAAGGTGCTGTGTCATTCAAGCTCAATCCCGCCTTACAAAACAGGATCACGATTTCCGGGATCCCAGGCTCCATTCGGGTGGAGGCTTCCGACGTGCGGCACCTGATAGCCGGCTATGGCTGGTATTTGAAAAATATTGCCAAGGTTCATTTGTCGTGGAACGGCAACCGGCTTGCCCTGCCTTCCCCATTGCCGGCTCCTGCAAGACCTGTTACGATTGAGTCTCCCTGGAAGACTGTTTTTGCCTACAATTATTGCACCTTGTCTTACACGGCGGCTTTCTGGGACTGGAAGAGGTGGCAGCAGGAAATTGATTTTCTGGCTTTGAACGGTTTCACCCATGCCCTGGTGACGGCCGGATTGGAGAAGACCTGGGAAGATTTTTTGATCGGCCTGGGATATCCCAGGGACAAGGCCATCCGCTTTATTCCCAATCCGGCGTTTGCCGCCTGGTGGAACATGGGTAATCTGGAGGGACACGGCGGTCCGCTCTCCCAGCGCCAGATCGATAGGATGGCACAGTTGGGAAAACGGATCGTGTCCCGCATGGAGCAACTGGGCATGACTCCCGTCCTCCAGGGGTATGTGGGGTTTGTTCCCGCGGATTTTGCGGAGAATGTCCGGATGAAAGGATTGAAGTTAATTCCGCAGGGGGAATGGGTCAATTTCAAGCGTCCCTGGATTGTCGACCCGACATGCGAGGCATTTCCCAAGCTGGCGGAGGATTGGTATCGTTCCCTTCGCAAGGTGTACGGTATTTCCGGAAAAATGTTCGGCGGCGATCTGTTTCACGAAGGGGGGAGCAAGGGGAATATCAATGTGACACAGGCGGCGGAGGCTGTCCAGAAGGCCATGCAGAAGGCTTCTCCCGGTTCTACGTGGGTGATTCAGGCATGGGGAGGTAATCCTTCCCGCGAGTTGTTGAATGGCATGGATCCGAAGCATGCGCTGGTTTTGCAGTTGACCAAGGATATGGCCGACGGAGGAAAGAATTTAAGGACCTTTGACGGTATTCCCTGGGTCTGGTGCGAGTTGTCCAATTTCGGCGGCAATACGGGAATGTACGGAGGCATTCCCCTGTTGTCGCGGTTGGGAAGCGATTTATCCGCACACATGGACAAGGGATTGACGGGCATGGGAGTTTTGTCCGAAGGTCTTGAAACAAATCCTCTTCATTATGCCATGTTTTGCGACCGCCTGTGGACCTTGGAGGATATCCCCGTCAAGGAATGGCTCCGGCAATATGCTCTTCAGCGCTACGGCAAGGCTCCGGAATCAGTTGTCCATGCCTTGGGAGTCCTCTCTTCCTCCATTTACAGTCCCGTCCGTTCCCAGGAGGGATGCACGGAGTCCATTGTCTGCGCCCGTCCGGCCTGGAATGTCCGCAAGGCTTCCACCTGGTCCAGCGGGGAAAGATATTATCGTCTGGGGGATATCGTCAGCGCGGCGCGCGATTATTTGAAGGCAGCCAATGAACAGCCGTCGCTGGTGAAAGAAGAGACGTTCCGCTATGATCTGGTGGACCTGGTCCGCCAAGTGCTTGCCGATGCCGCCTTTTACCAGCTTCAGCGGGTTCGGGCCGCTTTTGATGCGAGGGATGTTCCCGGCTACAAAAAACAGGTACAGGTTTTTCTGTCCCTGATCACGGATATGGATGCGGTTCTGGCGACGGACAGGCAGTTCCTGCTGGGGACTTGGCAAGAAAAGGCGCTGAATTGGGGGGAAACCCGCCAGGAGAAAGCCCTGATGGATCGTTCCGCCAAGATGCTGCTGACAACGTGGATCGACCAGGCGCCCAGGGCACTGAACGATTACTCGAACCGTCAGTGGGCCGGATTGGTAGCCGATTTTTATCTGCCCCGGTGGAAGAATTTTTTTGAGTCCCAGTTGGAATTGCTGACCGGGAAGAAGGACCGTGCTGCTGCGGATGCTTCTTTCATGGATAAGACGATTCAAGAGGAACTGGCATTCGCCGGCAATGGCAAGGTGTATCCGGTTGCTCCGTCCGGAGATGTTCTGGCGGTAGCCAACCGGGTGATGAAAGCCCGGCAGAAAGTGCTCGACTCGCTGTGTCGGGACGAGAAGTATTCCTCGGGACTCGCCTGGGATTTGAAACAGGGTTCCCCGTTGCGGTTCGATGTAACGGACCGGGTGGATGCTCCGGGCACTTACACAGCCACGTTTCAGTGGAAGGGAGGCCCCAGTGCCTTGAAGATTCATTCCGTCAAATTGTATGAAGGTGACCGGGAAGTGGCTGCGGATGTTCACGAAGGGTGGACCGGCGTGGAGAATAACGGGAATTCCTACACGCTTGTTTTAAAGACGTACCGCACCAATCTGGATTCCTATATGCTGAAAGCGGAGGTGAGCGGCGCGTCCGGAGTGGATTCCCAGGGAGAAATGATTCTGAAGAAGAACGGGAATTGA
- the rpmF gene encoding 50S ribosomal protein L32: MAAPKRRTSKMKQRTRLAAQAWRAPKLRKCQNCGSSIPGHTACPSCGTYTTRSGKEIVVKAEA; encoded by the coding sequence ATGGCAGCACCAAAGCGCAGAACGTCCAAGATGAAGCAGCGTACCCGCCTTGCCGCCCAGGCATGGCGTGCTCCGAAGCTTCGCAAATGCCAGAATTGCGGCAGCAGCATCCCCGGTCATACCGCTTGTCCGAGTTGCGGCACCTACACGACTCGTTCCGGCAAGGAAATCGTGGTGAAGGCGGAAGCCTGA
- a CDS encoding L-threonylcarbamoyladenylate synthase has translation MQTDIFEVDPLSDNRKLYVRAAEALAAGALVGIPTETVYGLGADALNPDAVAKIFEVKGRPSFDPLIIHVHHGKEIEKYTNIPEELRELVHTLASKFWPGPLTMVLPKADIIPDIVTSGLPTVAVRVSAHPAMRGVAKALGRPVAAPSANRFGHISPTSASAVEKELGGSIEMILDAGACSEGLESTIVRPMMDDKGKPALELLREGPVTREQFRNMVKIIRRKPSSSPVSEAVPADAPGQLASHYAPRKPMMLLEPGMEFTPVEGVRYGLLSYEGTSDLAQEGNWAEVVAMSPGSGRLAEAAVRLFALMRQMDEKGAIDVIVAEPVPEAGLGRAIMDRLRRASAARE, from the coding sequence ATGCAAACCGACATATTCGAGGTGGATCCCCTTTCAGACAACCGCAAGCTGTATGTCCGCGCGGCTGAAGCGCTGGCGGCGGGTGCTCTGGTGGGGATTCCCACGGAAACCGTTTACGGCCTGGGGGCGGATGCCCTGAATCCCGATGCGGTGGCTAAAATTTTTGAAGTCAAGGGACGCCCTTCTTTCGACCCGCTCATCATTCATGTGCATCATGGGAAAGAAATCGAGAAATACACGAACATTCCAGAAGAACTTCGGGAACTGGTGCACACCCTGGCATCCAAATTCTGGCCGGGGCCTTTGACCATGGTTTTGCCGAAAGCGGATATTATTCCGGACATCGTCACCAGCGGGTTGCCTACGGTGGCCGTGCGGGTAAGCGCCCATCCGGCGATGCGCGGCGTGGCCAAGGCTTTGGGGAGGCCCGTAGCAGCGCCCAGCGCCAACAGGTTCGGCCACATTAGCCCTACTTCCGCCTCTGCGGTGGAAAAGGAGCTGGGCGGCAGCATTGAAATGATCCTGGATGCCGGTGCCTGTTCCGAAGGACTGGAAAGCACCATCGTGCGGCCCATGATGGACGACAAGGGAAAGCCTGCCCTGGAATTGCTCCGTGAAGGACCCGTCACCAGGGAACAGTTCAGGAACATGGTGAAGATTATCCGCCGCAAGCCCTCTTCCAGTCCCGTGTCGGAAGCCGTCCCGGCAGATGCTCCCGGCCAGCTCGCCAGTCATTACGCGCCGCGCAAGCCCATGATGTTGCTGGAGCCCGGCATGGAGTTCACGCCTGTGGAGGGAGTGCGCTACGGCCTGCTTTCCTACGAAGGCACGTCCGACCTGGCCCAGGAGGGAAACTGGGCTGAGGTGGTGGCCATGAGCCCCGGCAGCGGCCGTCTGGCGGAAGCCGCCGTACGCCTGTTCGCCCTCATGAGGCAGATGGATGAAAAGGGGGCCATTGACGTCATTGTGGCGGAACCCGTTCCGGAAGCGGGACTGGGCCGCGCCATCATGGACCGCCTGCGCCGGGCCTCCGCCGCCAGGGAATAA
- a CDS encoding LysE family translocator, with amino-acid sequence MEELIFAGILLLSQASPGPDQAFVTRSTLAYGFGAGVMAALGIGTGVVAHAALACTVGASVFHSPLGLALFCLASCWMLYLAWKIWPRGGKPSVPAGDSLPPASSIYRDALLTNLMNPKATFFFVALSSPLLEKNHSVSYAFFIGMLIVVTGTVGWILWALVFRWHPIRIFYDRHANWVDAALSLALAGFGFSMLYSFGRMAVESFP; translated from the coding sequence ATGGAAGAACTCATCTTTGCAGGAATTCTGCTGCTTTCACAGGCTTCTCCCGGTCCCGACCAGGCTTTCGTCACCAGAAGCACGCTGGCGTACGGATTTGGAGCCGGGGTGATGGCCGCCCTGGGCATCGGCACGGGCGTGGTGGCGCATGCCGCGCTGGCGTGTACGGTAGGGGCCTCCGTCTTTCACAGTCCGCTGGGTCTGGCGCTTTTCTGCCTGGCTTCCTGCTGGATGCTGTACCTGGCCTGGAAAATATGGCCCCGCGGCGGGAAGCCCTCCGTCCCGGCGGGGGACAGCTTGCCGCCGGCCTCCTCCATTTACCGGGACGCCCTGCTGACTAATCTGATGAATCCCAAGGCCACTTTCTTCTTCGTGGCTTTGTCCTCCCCTCTGCTGGAGAAGAACCATTCCGTGTCCTACGCCTTCTTCATCGGGATGCTCATCGTGGTTACGGGCACGGTGGGGTGGATACTCTGGGCGCTGGTATTCCGCTGGCATCCCATCCGGATTTTTTATGACCGCCATGCCAATTGGGTGGACGCCGCCTTGTCCCTGGCGCTTGCCGGATTCGGCTTCAGCATGCTGTACTCCTTCGGGCGTATGGCTGTGGAAAGTTTTCCGTAA
- a CDS encoding histidine triad nucleotide-binding protein, with protein sequence MSSTLFEKICAREIPADIVYQDDQCVCFRDIGPQAPTHLLLVPRKPIPRLSLADEGDGALLGHMMLAAGKIARSLGIDESGFRLVINNGPDAGEAVPHLHMHILAGRKLEWPPG encoded by the coding sequence ATGTCTTCCACGCTGTTTGAAAAAATTTGTGCCAGGGAAATTCCTGCGGACATTGTCTATCAGGACGATCAGTGCGTCTGCTTCCGGGACATCGGTCCCCAGGCTCCCACGCATCTGCTGCTCGTTCCCCGCAAGCCCATTCCACGCCTGTCCCTGGCCGATGAAGGGGATGGTGCCCTGCTGGGCCACATGATGCTGGCCGCAGGCAAAATCGCCCGCAGCCTGGGTATTGATGAATCCGGCTTTCGTCTCGTTATCAATAACGGCCCCGACGCCGGAGAGGCCGTTCCGCATTTGCACATGCACATCCTGGCCGGGAGAAAGCTGGAATGGCCTCCCGGCTAG
- the rpsP gene encoding 30S ribosomal protein S16, translating to MAVAIRLNRQGSKDRPYYKIVVVDSRARRDGRYIEQVGTYDPMQEGVNYTIDLEKVDKWLSNGAQPSETVNSMIRKARKA from the coding sequence ATGGCAGTAGCAATCAGACTCAACCGTCAGGGTTCCAAGGACCGTCCTTACTATAAAATCGTAGTGGTAGACAGCCGCGCTCGCCGCGACGGCCGTTACATCGAACAGGTAGGCACCTATGATCCCATGCAGGAAGGCGTCAACTACACCATCGACCTGGAAAAGGTTGACAAGTGGCTTTCCAACGGCGCCCAGCCGTCTGAAACGGTGAACTCCATGATCCGCAAGGCCCGCAAGGCCTGA
- a CDS encoding HDIG domain-containing metalloprotein, with the protein MFHLLKKNAAAEEGKGPETVAGVQHTPGDRLDSNPVVSVALCVLVFIILQWMGSYSPHWGRSLWHHVSEAFLLFSVTLALMPMYWLCAGSQRKKNKTFVVTWGTVLVQLLFFGLIRHVTSGITSDIGNELLYLPYMMAPLIVTVLLGPLLGMFATISICMLGGFFILPEQYMPEKQVQFWILSSLSGMLTVLLTHNLRNRAQLLRAGFFVGLLIMVLSCIMGVVNLQAWDSDLVGVLVCVAVSFGISMLTSVLISGVLPIIEGVFKIITPISWLEMADMNRPLMKRLQMEAPGTFHHCLMVAQLAEAAAEAIGANPIECRVAAYYHDIGKVQNPLYFIENIMDGPNPHDELTPSMSARIIIDHVSDGVEMARANNLPRPLVDAIEQHHGTSLAYFFYRKALQYRDEILSRVESGLASPDDVPEVVESNFRYKGPNPQSKETGIVSLADIVESATRSMGRVSCEEMQKKVDDLLKQRVVDGHLDDSGLTFGDLKKIRNSFIQTLKSIHHNRIAYPSPAHSPEAKIEKNSKTPEQEDSEKQEGKTQEGESSPGIMELPDDAVGAKNAEKPEEEKPGKEEKDEPAS; encoded by the coding sequence ATGTTTCATCTTTTGAAAAAAAACGCCGCGGCGGAAGAAGGCAAGGGACCGGAAACGGTTGCCGGAGTCCAGCATACCCCGGGCGACCGCCTGGATTCCAATCCCGTGGTTTCCGTTGCCTTGTGCGTCCTGGTTTTCATTATCCTGCAATGGATGGGCAGTTACAGTCCGCATTGGGGCAGGTCCTTGTGGCACCATGTTTCCGAGGCTTTTCTGCTTTTTTCCGTGACGCTGGCATTAATGCCCATGTATTGGCTCTGTGCCGGGTCCCAGCGCAAAAAAAATAAAACTTTTGTAGTTACTTGGGGCACTGTTCTGGTGCAATTGCTCTTCTTCGGACTTATTCGTCACGTGACGTCGGGCATCACGTCCGACATAGGCAATGAGCTTCTCTACCTGCCTTACATGATGGCTCCGCTGATTGTGACGGTGCTTCTGGGGCCGCTGCTGGGAATGTTCGCCACCATCAGCATCTGCATGCTCGGCGGCTTCTTTATACTGCCTGAGCAATACATGCCGGAAAAACAGGTCCAGTTCTGGATCTTGAGTTCCCTGTCCGGCATGCTCACGGTACTTCTTACGCACAACTTGAGAAATCGTGCCCAATTGTTGCGGGCGGGATTCTTTGTAGGATTGCTCATCATGGTGCTGAGCTGCATCATGGGAGTGGTCAACCTCCAGGCGTGGGATTCCGACCTGGTGGGCGTACTGGTATGCGTAGCGGTATCCTTCGGCATCAGCATGCTCACCAGCGTGCTGATCAGCGGGGTGCTTCCCATCATAGAGGGTGTCTTTAAAATCATCACTCCCATCTCCTGGCTGGAAATGGCGGATATGAACCGTCCCCTCATGAAGCGTCTGCAAATGGAGGCGCCGGGAACCTTCCACCATTGCCTGATGGTTGCCCAGCTTGCGGAAGCTGCGGCCGAGGCCATCGGTGCCAACCCCATCGAATGCCGGGTGGCGGCCTACTACCATGACATCGGCAAGGTGCAGAATCCCCTTTATTTCATTGAAAACATCATGGACGGCCCCAATCCCCATGATGAACTCACGCCCAGCATGAGCGCCCGCATCATCATTGACCATGTCAGTGACGGTGTGGAAATGGCCAGGGCCAACAACCTGCCGCGGCCTTTGGTGGATGCCATCGAACAGCACCACGGCACATCCCTGGCATACTTCTTCTATCGGAAAGCCCTTCAATACCGTGACGAAATCCTGAGCAGGGTGGAAAGCGGACTCGCCTCTCCGGATGATGTTCCGGAAGTGGTGGAATCCAACTTCCGCTACAAGGGACCGAATCCGCAAAGCAAGGAGACGGGCATCGTCAGCCTGGCGGATATTGTGGAAAGCGCTACGCGCTCCATGGGCAGGGTTTCCTGCGAGGAAATGCAGAAAAAAGTGGATGACCTGCTCAAGCAGAGAGTAGTGGACGGTCATTTGGATGACAGCGGTCTTACCTTCGGAGACCTTAAGAAAATCCGGAATAGTTTCATTCAGACGCTGAAAAGCATCCATCACAACCGTATTGCGTATCCTTCCCCTGCCCATAGTCCGGAAGCAAAAATAGAAAAAAACTCGAAAACTCCCGAGCAGGAAGATTCCGAGAAACAGGAAGGAAAGACGCAAGAAGGCGAATCTTCTCCCGGCATCATGGAATTGCCGGATGACGCCGTCGGCGCGAAAAATGCTGAAAAACCGGAAGAGGAAAAGCCAGGGAAAGAGGAAAAGGATGAACCCGCATCTTGA
- a CDS encoding shikimate kinase — MKDPVRPPLPNIILIGLMGCGKTTIGKELHRETNLRFTDTDQLIEQQAGMSIPQIFKTHGESHFRDLETGVLRQMQSGSRHSRIISTGGGITIRPENRKLLKELGFVVWLHTDVNTLYQRISRCSNRPLLQAPDPRGVLARLMDERLPFYQETAHLTIDTANLHIHEITFGILESARVFRSR, encoded by the coding sequence ATGAAGGACCCGGTGCGCCCCCCCCTGCCTAACATCATCCTGATCGGGCTGATGGGGTGCGGCAAAACGACCATCGGGAAGGAATTGCATCGGGAAACGAATCTGCGCTTTACAGATACGGACCAACTAATCGAGCAGCAGGCGGGCATGAGCATTCCGCAGATTTTCAAGACTCACGGAGAATCCCACTTCCGTGACCTGGAAACCGGCGTCCTGCGCCAAATGCAGTCCGGCAGCAGGCACAGCCGCATCATTTCCACAGGCGGCGGCATCACCATCCGCCCGGAGAACCGGAAACTGCTGAAGGAACTGGGGTTCGTGGTCTGGCTTCATACGGATGTGAATACTCTGTACCAGCGCATTTCCCGCTGTTCCAACCGCCCACTGCTGCAAGCTCCGGACCCCAGGGGGGTGCTTGCACGTCTTATGGACGAACGTCTTCCCTTTTATCAGGAAACGGCCCATCTCACCATAGATACGGCCAACCTCCACATTCACGAGATCACTTTCGGCATCCTTGAATCCGCCCGGGTGTTCCGTTCACGCTGA
- a CDS encoding EF-hand domain-containing protein yields the protein MKLLQSFILSCAAALVCGFLPQAAAQVEPPAAEGWEAAPPVPRPGLESLQVTLLIRQMVLDEYDGSGTGVLSEQDKARLVKDARAARQEARRKFLMQFDKDGDGKLSPEEYKAFREHVEKFRRDRGGEEGPDKRRAGGPPPPPPPPGMEPGVSMVEIRTPGKKRFMVAPGLFLLTRNMLLKKYDANGNGRIDPEEHALVMKDAAVLYQARLKEMMDLYDLDKDGTLSPVEKEQALANSHRDSPLYSMEEPDDIDLFIRANISEVLLLEAPVNGGQEEESE from the coding sequence ATGAAATTGCTTCAGTCCTTCATCTTATCATGTGCCGCTGCACTGGTGTGCGGTTTCCTGCCGCAGGCTGCGGCCCAGGTTGAACCCCCTGCTGCGGAGGGGTGGGAAGCGGCTCCTCCTGTTCCCAGGCCCGGTTTGGAAAGCCTGCAGGTAACCCTACTGATCCGCCAGATGGTGCTTGACGAGTATGACGGCTCGGGAACGGGCGTTTTGTCGGAACAGGACAAGGCCCGGCTGGTGAAGGATGCTCGCGCCGCACGCCAGGAGGCCCGGAGAAAATTCTTGATGCAGTTTGACAAGGATGGCGACGGAAAACTTTCCCCTGAGGAATACAAGGCATTCCGGGAACATGTGGAAAAGTTCCGCAGGGACCGCGGCGGAGAAGAAGGCCCGGACAAGCGCCGTGCTGGAGGCCCTCCCCCTCCTCCTCCTCCTCCCGGAATGGAACCGGGCGTGTCCATGGTGGAAATCAGAACGCCGGGGAAGAAGCGCTTCATGGTGGCGCCGGGCCTCTTTCTGCTGACCAGGAACATGCTTTTGAAGAAGTATGACGCCAATGGAAACGGGCGCATTGACCCGGAGGAACATGCTCTTGTCATGAAAGATGCTGCCGTGCTGTACCAGGCCAGACTGAAGGAAATGATGGACCTTTACGACCTGGACAAGGACGGCACGCTCAGTCCCGTGGAAAAGGAGCAGGCCCTTGCCAATAGTCACCGGGACAGCCCTCTGTATTCCATGGAAGAGCCGGACGACATAGATTTGTTTATCAGGGCGAATATTAGCGAGGTCCTGCTGTTGGAGGCTCCGGTGAACGGAGGGCAGGAGGAAGAATCGGAATAA
- a CDS encoding tyrosine recombinase XerC, with product MEQPLEPERAFLQYLEVEKQASPHTVEVYARALRQFRTWAGASFTAWEACTAEQMRDWLFQELKDDAATASIRLRFAALRSFYLFMMRRCGLEASPMTGVSLPRKKKSLPVFLTINQMVELLELPYKVPVPPNAPGWLPYRDAAILELFYSCGMRLSELVGLDVNSVDHRFRGVRVMGKGRKERILPVGAPALSALETYASMAGLPKNSPLFVSRIGTRLSARAVQMMLDKYVKLSSIPFPISPHKIRHTFATHILDAGADLRSVQELLGHASLSTTQIYTHVTRARMAEVYRQAHPRA from the coding sequence ATGGAGCAGCCGCTGGAACCGGAACGGGCCTTTTTGCAGTATTTGGAGGTGGAAAAACAGGCATCCCCGCATACTGTTGAGGTTTATGCCCGCGCCCTGCGCCAGTTCCGGACATGGGCCGGCGCTTCTTTTACGGCGTGGGAAGCCTGCACGGCTGAACAGATGAGGGACTGGCTGTTCCAGGAATTGAAGGATGATGCTGCTACGGCGTCCATTCGCCTGCGTTTTGCCGCCCTGCGCAGTTTTTACCTGTTCATGATGCGGCGTTGCGGACTGGAGGCCAGTCCGATGACGGGCGTTTCCCTGCCCAGAAAGAAAAAAAGCCTGCCCGTTTTCCTGACCATCAACCAGATGGTGGAATTGCTGGAATTGCCGTACAAGGTACCGGTGCCTCCCAACGCCCCGGGGTGGCTGCCTTACCGGGATGCTGCTATTCTGGAACTCTTCTATTCCTGCGGCATGCGGTTGAGCGAACTTGTCGGCTTGGACGTCAACAGCGTGGACCACCGATTCCGCGGGGTGCGCGTGATGGGGAAGGGGCGCAAGGAGAGGATTCTGCCTGTGGGTGCTCCCGCTCTGTCCGCCCTGGAAACGTATGCTTCCATGGCCGGGCTGCCGAAGAATTCCCCCCTCTTCGTTTCCCGCATAGGCACCCGCCTCAGCGCCCGTGCCGTGCAGATGATGCTGGACAAATACGTAAAGCTTTCCTCCATCCCGTTCCCTATTTCCCCCCATAAAATCCGGCATACCTTCGCCACGCATATTCTGGATGCCGGGGCGGACCTGCGTTCCGTCCAGGAACTGCTGGGCCACGCTTCCCTCTCCACTACCCAGATATACACCCATGTGACGCGCGCCAGAATGGCGGAGGTTTACAGGCAGGCGCACCCACGGGCATGA
- the ybeY gene encoding rRNA maturation RNase YbeY, which produces MNPHLELYSHLEEGRIPPAVMGSLSLALNNCLPAVLALPEGPVPVLSGLEEVEISIVDDDSIRDVHARFLDDPSETDVITFPHGDGLGEIVVSYDTAVRQAVEYNEPVCRELFRYMVHGLLHLHGYIDTEPEERERMFSHQEPLVGKFGQELAGMSFPDNA; this is translated from the coding sequence ATGAACCCGCATCTTGAGCTTTACAGTCATTTGGAGGAAGGGCGCATTCCGCCTGCCGTCATGGGATCCCTGTCTTTGGCCCTGAATAATTGCCTGCCTGCCGTACTGGCCTTGCCGGAAGGCCCTGTTCCTGTCCTCTCCGGTCTGGAGGAAGTGGAAATAAGTATCGTGGATGATGACTCCATCCGGGATGTGCATGCCCGTTTTCTGGATGACCCCTCTGAAACGGACGTCATCACCTTCCCTCATGGAGACGGACTTGGAGAAATCGTCGTCAGCTATGATACCGCCGTTCGCCAGGCGGTGGAATACAACGAACCCGTTTGCCGGGAACTCTTCCGGTACATGGTGCATGGCCTGTTGCATCTGCACGGTTACATCGACACGGAGCCAGAGGAAAGAGAGCGGATGTTCTCCCATCAGGAACCTCTGGTGGGAAAATTCGGACAGGAACTTGCGGGCATGTCTTTTCCGGATAATGCCTGA
- the plsX gene encoding phosphate acyltransferase PlsX has translation MKIALDVMGGDNAPDINMDGAKRALQDFPLIEKIYLVGREDMVRNSCDRWGLSGPRVEIVPAAEVVEMNESGLMAVRQKKNSSMSVSVDLVKSGDADAVVSAGNTGAAVAAATIKLRLLNGVERAGIVTQLPNEFGVCNVTDTGANPDAKPRHLVGYAVMAGILARTVYGKPVPKVGIMSNGSEDEKGTDFTKGTFALLKHLEERGVLPFEFVGNVEGHDLFEHEIDVVLTDGFTGNVLLKTCEATAKAFGKWLKMELQANPLRMMGAACASGAFRAMKTRLSADAVGGSPLLGVKGVTIIAHGSSSPVAIRNALRVSMEMVHTGVNPLIEEEMAKLGTIPEISEVYPK, from the coding sequence ATGAAGATTGCACTGGATGTGATGGGCGGCGACAATGCGCCCGATATTAACATGGACGGGGCGAAACGGGCCCTGCAGGACTTCCCCCTCATTGAAAAAATCTATCTCGTAGGCAGGGAGGATATGGTGCGCAATTCCTGCGACCGCTGGGGCTTGTCCGGCCCGCGTGTGGAGATCGTGCCCGCGGCGGAAGTAGTGGAAATGAATGAATCCGGTCTGATGGCCGTCCGGCAGAAGAAAAACTCTTCCATGTCCGTCTCCGTGGATCTTGTCAAATCAGGGGATGCGGATGCTGTTGTCAGCGCCGGCAACACGGGAGCGGCCGTAGCGGCCGCCACCATTAAGCTCCGTCTGCTCAACGGAGTGGAACGCGCCGGAATCGTGACGCAGCTTCCCAATGAATTCGGAGTCTGTAATGTGACGGACACCGGCGCCAACCCGGATGCCAAGCCCCGGCATCTGGTGGGATATGCCGTTATGGCCGGCATTCTGGCACGCACCGTTTATGGCAAGCCCGTGCCGAAAGTGGGTATCATGAGCAACGGGTCCGAGGATGAAAAAGGAACGGATTTCACCAAAGGCACTTTTGCATTGCTGAAGCATCTGGAGGAGCGCGGCGTGCTCCCCTTTGAATTTGTGGGCAATGTGGAAGGCCACGATCTCTTTGAGCACGAAATAGACGTAGTTCTGACGGACGGATTTACCGGCAATGTTCTGCTGAAAACCTGTGAAGCCACGGCCAAGGCATTTGGCAAATGGCTTAAAATGGAACTCCAGGCGAATCCCCTCCGGATGATGGGAGCGGCCTGTGCGTCCGGGGCGTTCCGGGCCATGAAGACGCGCCTCTCTGCGGATGCCGTAGGCGGCAGCCCCCTGCTGGGAGTGAAGGGCGTCACCATCATCGCGCACGGCAGTTCCTCCCCCGTAGCCATCCGCAATGCCTTGCGCGTTTCCATGGAAATGGTGCATACGGGTGTCAATCCCCTCATTGAAGAGGAGATGGCCAAACTGGGTACCATTCCGGAAATCTCGGAAGTGTACCCCAAATAA